From a region of the Campylobacteraceae bacterium genome:
- a CDS encoding transporter substrate-binding domain-containing protein has product MKMTYPTFLKYFIIIFFFLNTLLFSSTLNKQERKWIENNEVKVGVTDLYPLTYINKDKDRDGFASDILQLIINKYNIKTKTLVVHQGTLFSNFKTGKIDVIPLISQAKLKSSFGLYSSPLLQIKKILFVKKEENDIQSIDDLKDKKVAIIQEEGKILKKNSNNASFKIIQTKNMQDSVQLLLEGKVNAIMASPIIIQTYLEDNLIIGLKAMPLIIFEPSNLYFFTNKNNPILHTILEKGLNSLTVKEKKELFDKWFLRDLANLPLKLNNKELLHLQNKKRINMCADPDWMPYEKILNHKHIGMVADYMKIFEKRIGIPIKLIETKNWTQSLEYMKNKTCDILSLAMVTKNRQEYMNFTKAYITAPLVLVTKKNITFISDLRALKHKKIGVQKDFAYNEKLRRLYPEMNIVDVEHLHTGLQKVEKGELFGQVSTHLNVAYAFQKDFFGSLQISGKFDESWKLSIGVRNDDLILFNIFEKVIDSISDETRQKIINNWVSIKYEQGFDYKLFWKILAFFVFIWLLITYTYIMQRKYINKLTKVKEEIEVLNNTLERKVELRTKELKLSNKKLKLKTLELEDLNNTLDARIKEEINTRKKQEQLLIQQSKLAEMGEMISMIAHQWRQPLSALSTLFQNVHLRYSLNKLNKEYLDKQLLLSNALTGKMSKTIDDFRNFFQPNKEKVEFSIQTAIKQTIFLIDDSFKSNSIKINNTDSQDILIYGFESELSQVLLNIITNSKDAFLETKINKPNININTKIKDNSVQIFISDNAGGIEEEILDRIFEPYFSTKESYNGTGLGLYMSKMIIEQNMHGKLSVQNIKNGVEFSIYIPINKN; this is encoded by the coding sequence ATGAAAATGACCTACCCTACATTTTTAAAATATTTTATTATAATTTTTTTCTTTTTAAATACCTTGCTTTTTTCTTCAACATTAAATAAACAGGAACGTAAATGGATAGAAAACAATGAAGTAAAAGTGGGAGTTACTGACTTATACCCCTTAACGTATATTAACAAAGACAAAGACCGAGATGGTTTTGCAAGTGATATCTTACAGCTTATAATCAATAAATATAATATAAAAACAAAAACACTTGTAGTACATCAAGGTACACTATTCTCAAATTTCAAAACAGGTAAAATAGATGTTATTCCTCTCATTAGTCAGGCAAAATTAAAAAGTAGTTTTGGTTTATATTCTTCCCCACTTTTACAAATAAAAAAGATTCTTTTTGTAAAAAAAGAAGAAAATGACATTCAATCAATTGATGATCTAAAAGATAAAAAAGTAGCCATAATACAAGAAGAAGGAAAAATTCTTAAAAAAAACAGTAACAATGCATCTTTTAAAATCATTCAAACAAAAAATATGCAAGATTCGGTACAACTTCTTTTGGAAGGAAAAGTAAATGCTATTATGGCCTCTCCCATTATTATTCAAACCTACTTAGAAGACAATCTTATTATTGGATTAAAAGCCATGCCTTTGATTATTTTTGAACCTTCAAACTTATATTTTTTTACCAATAAAAACAACCCAATCTTGCACACAATTTTGGAAAAAGGTCTTAACTCCCTTACTGTAAAAGAGAAAAAAGAACTTTTTGATAAATGGTTTTTAAGAGATTTAGCCAATTTACCTTTGAAGCTTAATAATAAAGAGTTATTACACTTACAAAACAAGAAACGTATAAATATGTGTGCCGATCCAGATTGGATGCCTTATGAAAAAATACTTAATCACAAGCATATTGGAATGGTGGCTGATTATATGAAGATTTTTGAAAAAAGAATTGGTATACCTATAAAACTCATTGAAACAAAAAACTGGACACAATCTTTAGAATATATGAAAAATAAAACCTGTGATATTCTTTCTTTAGCTATGGTTACAAAAAACCGACAAGAATATATGAACTTTACAAAAGCTTATATTACCGCACCTTTGGTTTTAGTTACTAAAAAGAATATAACGTTTATCAGTGATTTAAGAGCATTAAAACATAAAAAAATTGGAGTTCAAAAAGATTTTGCTTACAATGAAAAATTAAGACGTTTATACCCAGAAATGAATATTGTTGATGTAGAGCATTTACATACAGGTTTGCAAAAAGTTGAAAAAGGAGAACTTTTTGGACAAGTATCTACCCACCTTAACGTGGCTTATGCTTTTCAAAAAGATTTTTTTGGAAGTTTACAGATATCAGGCAAATTTGATGAGAGCTGGAAGTTATCAATAGGGGTTAGAAATGATGATCTAATACTGTTTAATATCTTTGAAAAAGTAATTGATTCTATTAGTGATGAAACCAGACAAAAAATTATAAATAATTGGGTCTCAATTAAATATGAACAAGGTTTTGATTATAAGCTCTTTTGGAAAATCCTTGCTTTTTTTGTTTTTATTTGGTTGCTGATTACCTATACCTATATTATGCAAAGAAAATATATTAATAAATTAACAAAAGTAAAAGAAGAAATTGAAGTTCTTAATAATACCTTGGAACGAAAAGTTGAGTTAAGAACCAAAGAATTAAAGCTCAGCAATAAAAAACTAAAATTAAAAACCTTAGAACTTGAAGACTTGAATAATACTCTGGATGCAAGAATCAAAGAAGAGATTAATACTAGAAAAAAACAAGAACAACTTCTTATCCAACAGTCAAAATTAGCAGAAATGGGAGAAATGATTAGCATGATTGCTCATCAATGGAGACAGCCATTAAGTGCTTTGAGCACGCTGTTTCAAAATGTTCATTTGAGGTATTCTTTGAATAAATTGAATAAAGAATATTTGGACAAACAACTCTTATTAAGTAATGCCCTTACAGGTAAAATGTCAAAAACAATTGATGATTTTAGAAACTTTTTTCAACCCAATAAAGAAAAAGTAGAATTTTCAATACAAACAGCCATTAAACAAACCATTTTTCTAATTGATGACAGTTTTAAAAGTAACAGTATTAAAATAAATAATACAGATTCCCAAGATATATTAATATATGGTTTTGAGAGTGAACTCTCACAAGTATTATTAAACATAATAACGAACTCAAAAGATGCTTTTCTTGAAACAAAAATTAATAAGCCAAACATTAATATCAACACAAAAATAAAAGATAACAGTGTGCAAATTTTTATAAGCGATAATGCAGGTGGCATTGAAGAAGAGATTCTTGATAGAATATTTGAACCCTATTTTAGCACTAAAGAGAGTTATAATGGGACAGGCCTAGGTTTATATATGAGTAAAATGATTATTGAACAAAATATGCATGGAAAATTAAGTGTACAAAATATAAAAAATGGAGTGGAGTTTTCTATTTATATTCCTATTAATAAAAATTAA
- a CDS encoding ABC transporter ATP-binding protein: protein MDSSYVVFENVKKSYDNKNFVVKDFNLNVKKGEFLTMLGPSGSGKTTCLMMLAGFEGVTSGEIYLNGKAIKDIAPHKRNIGVVFQNYALFPHMTIAENLAYPLKVRKLPKAVIKEKVDYYLNLVELEDFKDRFPSQLSGGQKQRVALSRVLIYEPEIILMDEPLGALDKKLREQMQYEIKRLHAKLGFTVVYITHDQTEALTMSDRIVVFNDGIVQQIDAPMKLYEEPANSFVANFMGENNKITGIAQDKWLNDENIINVKTPFGIVKAFNVLNHKEDAPVLLSIRPEKILLDPSPALGVKNNFKALIVDLLYIGDHIRVILHIENDTQDIIVRHAVSLDSKIYTKGETVMIGWHRQDCRALDVLD from the coding sequence ATGGATTCTTCATATGTAGTATTTGAAAACGTAAAAAAGAGTTATGACAATAAAAATTTTGTTGTAAAGGATTTTAACCTTAACGTTAAAAAAGGCGAGTTTTTGACAATGTTAGGCCCATCAGGAAGTGGTAAAACAACTTGTTTGATGATGCTAGCTGGTTTTGAAGGCGTAACAAGTGGTGAAATTTATTTAAATGGAAAAGCAATAAAAGACATAGCACCACATAAAAGAAATATAGGCGTAGTTTTCCAAAATTATGCACTTTTCCCCCATATGACTATTGCTGAAAATTTGGCTTATCCTTTAAAGGTGAGAAAATTACCTAAGGCTGTTATTAAAGAAAAAGTTGATTATTATTTAAATCTTGTTGAATTAGAAGATTTTAAAGACAGATTTCCTTCCCAATTATCAGGAGGGCAAAAACAAAGAGTGGCACTTTCTAGGGTACTAATATATGAACCGGAAATTATTCTTATGGATGAACCTTTAGGTGCTTTGGATAAAAAACTAAGAGAACAAATGCAGTATGAAATTAAACGACTTCATGCAAAACTTGGTTTTACTGTTGTTTATATTACTCATGATCAAACAGAAGCCCTTACAATGTCTGACCGTATTGTTGTTTTTAATGATGGAATAGTGCAACAAATTGATGCGCCAATGAAGTTATATGAAGAACCAGCTAATTCTTTTGTAGCCAATTTTATGGGTGAAAATAACAAAATTACGGGCATAGCCCAAGACAAATGGCTTAATGACGAAAATATCATTAATGTGAAAACACCTTTTGGAATTGTAAAAGCTTTTAATGTTTTAAATCACAAAGAAGACGCGCCTGTTCTTTTATCAATTAGGCCAGAAAAGATTCTTTTAGATCCTTCCCCTGCGTTAGGTGTGAAAAACAATTTTAAAGCACTTATTGTAGATTTACTTTACATAGGAGATCATATTAGAGTTATTTTGCATATAGAAAATGATACACAAGACATTATTGTGAGACATGCAGTATCCCTTGATTCCAAAATCTACACCAAAGGTGAAACAGTCATGATTGGATGGCACCGACAAGATTGTCGGGCTTTAGATGTTTTGGATTAA
- a CDS encoding ABC transporter permease, with translation MMYTLEKLFYKNFHHLMKFFAYGVFLFLMLPILILVPLSFNAGSFFTFTEEMLRLDPAGYSLRWYEAFFADPKWMLAIKNSFIIAISSSLIAVVLGTVASIGLNSDKMPFRSFMMVILISPMIIPLIILAAGMYFFYSYIGLSGSYTGLIIAHAILGVPFVVINVLSSLNAYDLNLSKASTSLGASRVYTFFHVMFPLIKPGIISGWLFAFITSFDEVIIIIFLAGPEQRTIPRQMFSGLREQISPTILAASTLLLLLSVVLLVSIQYLQKKSNEQRGIE, from the coding sequence ATGATGTATACATTAGAAAAACTATTTTATAAAAACTTTCATCATTTGATGAAGTTTTTTGCTTATGGGGTATTTTTATTTTTAATGCTTCCTATTTTAATACTTGTTCCTTTGTCCTTTAACGCGGGTTCTTTTTTTACTTTTACTGAAGAAATGTTACGTCTAGATCCTGCTGGATATTCGCTTCGTTGGTATGAAGCATTTTTTGCAGATCCTAAGTGGATGCTTGCTATTAAGAACTCTTTTATAATTGCAATTAGCAGTAGTCTTATTGCTGTTGTTTTAGGAACAGTAGCTTCTATTGGTTTAAATTCAGACAAAATGCCTTTTAGGTCTTTTATGATGGTAATACTTATTTCACCTATGATTATTCCTTTGATTATCTTGGCTGCTGGTATGTATTTCTTTTATTCATATATTGGCTTGTCTGGTTCATATACGGGTCTTATTATTGCTCATGCGATTTTAGGAGTTCCTTTTGTTGTTATTAATGTTTTATCCTCTTTAAATGCTTATGATTTAAATTTATCAAAAGCATCCACCAGTCTTGGTGCATCTAGAGTGTATACATTTTTTCATGTTATGTTTCCTTTGATTAAACCAGGGATTATATCAGGATGGCTTTTTGCTTTTATTACTTCTTTTGATGAAGTAATTATTATTATTTTCTTAGCAGGACCTGAGCAAAGAACAATCCCAAGGCAGATGTTTTCGGGATTAAGAGAACAAATTAGTCCTACCATATTAGCAGCGTCTACTTTGTTATTACTTTTATCTGTTGTGCTTCTTGTTAGCATACAGTATTTACAAAAAAAGAGTAATGAACAAAGAGGCATAGAATAA
- a CDS encoding aldehyde dehydrogenase family protein, whose protein sequence is MECVRIENYINGEFVNSSLNTMDVKSPSDGSTIASVVLSTKNEVEQAVQAAKIAQKDWKKLSYKQRAKFFFKYLVLLEENREKMALCIQKENGKSILDANAEVDKAIELCEFACSIAQDDVHAISEVSTGITCSEQRRPLGIVSSISPFNFPIMVPHWTVLNAIMMGNAMILKPSEMTPISAQHMARLFKEAGFPDGIFSVINGGKDAVEAICDHEDIKALSFVGSTPVAKIVYKRSTSNLKRALCLGGAKNFLILTPDAEPKMAVSDIIASFSGMNGQRCMAASVLVAVGNCDHIISQVVDAVKEISNDENLAPVISNAAVTNLNTYMEKAQKNGAKILVDGSQYKTNKKGYYTAPSIIDYREGGTMEKEEVFGAVLEIKGASSLEEALREQNDSPYGNGTSIFTQSGRVSEDAVRELEAGMIGVNIGIPVPREPFSFGGIKDSKFGYGDITGKQSLNFWSDLIKVTTKYSGENKIDWMS, encoded by the coding sequence ATGGAATGTGTAAGAATAGAAAACTATATTAACGGTGAATTTGTAAATAGTTCATTAAATACTATGGATGTAAAAAGTCCAAGTGATGGGTCAACTATTGCAAGTGTTGTTTTAAGTACAAAAAATGAAGTAGAACAAGCGGTACAAGCTGCAAAAATTGCGCAAAAAGATTGGAAAAAATTAAGTTATAAACAACGTGCAAAATTCTTTTTTAAATATTTGGTTTTATTAGAAGAAAACAGAGAAAAAATGGCTCTTTGCATTCAAAAAGAAAATGGAAAAAGTATTCTAGATGCAAATGCAGAAGTTGATAAAGCCATTGAATTATGTGAGTTTGCTTGTTCTATTGCACAAGATGATGTTCATGCTATTTCTGAAGTAAGTACTGGAATTACCTGTAGTGAACAAAGACGACCTTTAGGTATAGTTTCTTCTATTTCTCCTTTTAATTTCCCTATTATGGTACCTCATTGGACTGTTTTAAATGCAATAATGATGGGAAATGCAATGATTTTAAAACCCTCTGAAATGACGCCTATTAGTGCTCAACATATGGCAAGACTGTTTAAAGAAGCAGGTTTTCCAGATGGAATATTTTCTGTTATTAATGGTGGGAAAGATGCAGTTGAAGCTATTTGTGATCATGAAGATATCAAAGCTTTATCTTTTGTAGGTTCAACTCCTGTTGCAAAAATAGTGTATAAAAGATCTACTTCAAATTTAAAAAGAGCGCTTTGTTTAGGCGGAGCTAAAAACTTCTTAATTCTTACTCCTGATGCAGAACCTAAAATGGCGGTTAGTGATATTATTGCGTCTTTTTCTGGAATGAATGGTCAGAGATGTATGGCAGCATCTGTTTTAGTTGCTGTTGGAAATTGTGATCATATTATTTCACAAGTAGTAGATGCAGTTAAAGAAATTTCGAATGACGAAAATTTAGCACCTGTTATTTCGAATGCTGCTGTAACAAACTTAAATACGTATATGGAAAAAGCACAAAAGAACGGGGCAAAAATTTTAGTAGATGGAAGCCAGTACAAAACAAATAAAAAAGGCTATTACACAGCACCTTCTATTATTGATTATAGAGAAGGTGGAACAATGGAAAAAGAAGAAGTTTTTGGTGCTGTTTTAGAAATCAAAGGCGCTTCAAGTTTAGAAGAAGCCTTAAGAGAACAAAATGATTCTCCTTATGGAAATGGTACTTCTATTTTTACTCAAAGTGGAAGAGTAAGTGAAGATGCGGTAAGAGAATTAGAAGCAGGAATGATTGGGGTTAATATTGGAATTCCAGTTCCAAGAGAGCCTTTTTCTTTTGGAGGAATTAAAGATTCTAAATTTGGATATGGAGATATCACAGGAAAACAATCTCTTAATTTTTGGAGTGATTTGATTAAAGTAACTACAAAATATTCAGGTGAAAACAAAATAGATTGGATGAGCTAA
- a CDS encoding ABC transporter substrate-binding protein: MKRIILSMSLVAVASLAAQSLTVISWGGDYGKAQMKHAITPFVAKTGVKVLFDDYKGGTAEIKAQVDSKNVKWDVVDIEYIDLEKACSENMLERLDTSFLPKGENGMSAKKDFYPAALASECAIGNIYWSTVFAYSKKHIGANKPSSIQDFFDLKKFPGKRAMRKRAQINLEWALIADGVSKSKVYEVLETEAGQKRAFKKLDTIKENIIWFDSWSQAPQLLNDGSAIMAQSANGRMTEFEIVWDAQAFDLDGWAIVKGSKNIELAKKFIAFATSTKALAGMQDVNYGPTRASSSAYIPESKRNKLPSAHLDEGFKVNGIFWSDYATELNEKYNSWLLR; this comes from the coding sequence ATGAAAAGAATTATTTTAAGTATGTCACTAGTAGCAGTTGCTTCTTTAGCAGCACAAAGTTTAACAGTAATTTCATGGGGAGGAGATTATGGTAAAGCGCAAATGAAACATGCTATTACTCCTTTTGTTGCAAAAACAGGAGTTAAGGTTTTATTTGATGACTACAAAGGTGGAACAGCAGAAATAAAAGCACAAGTAGATTCTAAAAATGTTAAATGGGATGTAGTAGATATAGAATATATTGATTTAGAAAAAGCGTGTAGTGAAAATATGCTAGAAAGATTAGATACGTCATTTTTGCCAAAAGGTGAGAATGGGATGTCTGCTAAAAAAGATTTTTATCCTGCTGCACTAGCTAGTGAATGTGCTATTGGTAATATATATTGGTCAACTGTATTTGCATACAGTAAAAAACATATTGGTGCGAATAAACCTTCAAGCATTCAAGATTTTTTCGATCTAAAAAAGTTTCCTGGAAAAAGAGCAATGAGAAAAAGAGCTCAAATCAATTTAGAATGGGCATTAATTGCTGATGGTGTATCTAAAAGTAAAGTATACGAAGTATTAGAAACAGAAGCAGGACAAAAACGAGCTTTCAAAAAACTAGACACAATTAAAGAAAATATTATTTGGTTTGATTCATGGTCACAAGCTCCACAGTTGTTAAATGATGGTTCTGCTATTATGGCGCAATCTGCAAATGGAAGAATGACTGAATTTGAAATCGTTTGGGATGCTCAAGCTTTTGATTTAGATGGTTGGGCTATTGTAAAAGGTTCTAAAAACATTGAGTTAGCTAAAAAATTTATTGCTTTTGCAACGTCTACTAAAGCACTTGCTGGAATGCAAGATGTAAATTATGGACCTACTAGAGCTTCTTCATCTGCTTATATTCCAGAATCAAAACGAAATAAACTTCCTTCTGCTCACTTAGATGAAGGTTTTAAAGTTAATGGTATATTCTGGTCAGATTATGCAACAGAATTAAACGAAAAATATAACTCTTGGTTATTAAGATAA
- a CDS encoding aminotransferase class III-fold pyridoxal phosphate-dependent enzyme → MSNIKNMTTLWKPFTPNREFNKNPRIFTSSDGMYYTSDKNENVLDAVSGLWCCNLGNNYKSIVSAIKDQSEIMYYSPAFQVAHPLEYELANELISIAPKHIKHVFFANSGSEAVESALKMALAYQKAIGQGTRTLVIGRESAYHGVNFGGISVGGLVNNKRQYNNLIKTFHMPCILDIEKNAFTKGMPKHGAIKAETLLSLINTHGAENIAAVIVEPVAGSAGVHIPPVGYLERISQICKENGILLIFDEVITGFGRLGTPFAADKFGIEPDMITCAKGLTNGASPMGAVLASSQVYDGIVNNSKTPIEFFHGYTYSGHPLSCAAGIATIKAYKEEKFFEKVAGMEEFWQEELHSLKDCSNVIDIRNLGLVGAVQLSSNTKGPGIRGNDIYLECFKNNLLVRATGDIIALSPAYIVSKDEIKQIVSILRDAINKVA, encoded by the coding sequence ATGAGCAACATTAAAAATATGACTACACTTTGGAAACCTTTTACACCAAACAGAGAGTTTAATAAAAACCCAAGAATATTCACTTCTTCTGATGGAATGTATTATACAAGCGATAAAAATGAAAATGTTTTAGATGCTGTGTCTGGTTTATGGTGTTGTAATTTAGGAAATAACTATAAAAGCATTGTAAGTGCGATTAAAGACCAAAGTGAGATAATGTATTATTCTCCTGCTTTTCAAGTGGCACATCCACTGGAATATGAGCTTGCAAATGAGCTAATAAGTATAGCTCCCAAACACATCAAACACGTGTTTTTTGCAAATTCTGGTTCAGAAGCTGTAGAAAGTGCATTAAAAATGGCACTTGCTTATCAAAAAGCTATTGGGCAAGGTACACGAACCTTAGTTATTGGGCGCGAGAGTGCATATCATGGGGTTAATTTTGGTGGAATTTCAGTAGGTGGTTTGGTTAATAATAAAAGACAATATAATAATTTGATTAAAACCTTTCATATGCCGTGTATTTTAGATATTGAGAAAAACGCTTTTACAAAAGGAATGCCAAAACATGGGGCTATTAAAGCAGAAACTTTATTATCCCTTATTAATACTCATGGAGCAGAAAATATTGCAGCTGTAATAGTTGAGCCCGTAGCTGGATCAGCTGGGGTTCATATTCCTCCTGTTGGTTATTTAGAAAGGATTTCACAAATTTGTAAAGAAAATGGAATATTACTTATTTTTGACGAGGTAATTACAGGTTTTGGTCGTTTAGGTACTCCTTTTGCGGCCGATAAATTTGGAATAGAACCGGATATGATTACGTGTGCAAAAGGTCTTACTAATGGAGCTTCTCCTATGGGTGCAGTGTTAGCTAGTTCACAAGTGTATGATGGAATTGTTAATAACAGTAAAACACCTATAGAGTTTTTTCATGGGTATACCTACTCAGGACATCCCTTATCGTGTGCTGCTGGAATTGCCACTATTAAAGCTTATAAAGAAGAAAAATTCTTTGAAAAAGTAGCAGGAATGGAAGAATTTTGGCAAGAAGAGTTGCACTCTTTAAAAGATTGTTCGAATGTTATTGATATAAGAAATCTGGGCTTAGTAGGTGCGGTACAATTGTCCTCAAATACAAAAGGTCCTGGAATAAGAGGAAATGATATTTATTTAGAATGTTTTAAGAATAATCTTCTTGTACGAGCAACAGGAGATATTATTGCTTTATCACCTGCTTATATTGTGAGCAAAGATGAAATAAAACAAATTGTATCAATACTAAGAGATGCCATTAATAAAGTGGCATAA
- a CDS encoding response regulator translates to MINKDLLKNITILYAEDEASIQNGITESLNLFGIHVICAKNGQEGLSLFKNFKTKIDLILTDIKMPKMSGIIMVQKIREIDTSIPVVITTAHQETSLLMQAIDLGISSYVLKPIDIYKLEETLLKAIEPKILKEQLLEKNKKLNIEVQKNKETQQIMVTQSRFAAMGEMINMIAHQWRQPLASIGTAAFNLKYKTLSEAFNLETKKGRKEQASFFKHKLGEIEFYVQNLTTTIDDFRNFHKSDKKILNKTIDDAIQNCLKIMQKDLQTNNIKVLLDLKSKHKLNICENEIIHVLLNILKNAQEKLLEKENNNSILEISTKDIKDAVQIDIYDNGSAIDEKIIDKIFEPYFSTKKEKNGTGIGLYMSKIIIEKHHQGKLSVKNIREGVCFSILLSKKIHL, encoded by the coding sequence ATGATAAATAAAGACCTTCTAAAAAATATAACTATTCTTTATGCAGAAGATGAAGCCTCCATTCAAAATGGAATTACAGAAAGTCTAAATCTTTTTGGAATACATGTTATTTGTGCAAAAAATGGCCAAGAAGGTTTATCTTTATTTAAAAATTTTAAAACAAAAATAGACCTTATTTTAACAGACATTAAGATGCCCAAAATGAGTGGTATTATAATGGTTCAAAAAATTAGAGAAATTGATACATCCATTCCTGTAGTTATTACAACTGCCCATCAAGAAACAAGCTTATTAATGCAAGCTATTGACTTAGGTATTAGCTCTTACGTATTAAAACCTATTGATATCTATAAATTAGAAGAAACACTACTTAAAGCCATAGAGCCTAAGATATTAAAAGAACAGTTACTTGAGAAAAACAAAAAGCTTAACATTGAAGTTCAAAAAAATAAAGAAACTCAGCAAATTATGGTGACACAGTCTAGGTTTGCAGCAATGGGAGAAATGATTAATATGATAGCCCACCAATGGAGACAACCTTTAGCTTCAATTGGAACAGCCGCTTTTAATTTAAAATACAAAACACTAAGCGAAGCTTTTAATTTGGAAACAAAAAAAGGAAGAAAAGAGCAAGCTTCTTTTTTTAAACATAAACTTGGTGAAATAGAATTCTACGTACAAAACCTAACTACCACTATAGATGATTTTAGAAATTTCCATAAATCCGATAAAAAAATTCTCAATAAAACAATCGATGATGCCATTCAAAATTGTTTAAAAATAATGCAAAAAGATTTACAAACCAATAATATAAAAGTGTTACTTGATTTAAAAAGTAAACATAAACTAAATATCTGTGAAAATGAAATTATTCACGTTTTGCTAAACATTCTTAAAAATGCACAAGAAAAACTCTTAGAAAAAGAAAATAATAATTCAATCCTTGAAATTAGTACAAAAGATATAAAAGATGCTGTGCAAATAGATATCTATGACAATGGCAGCGCTATTGATGAAAAAATAATAGATAAAATCTTTGAACCCTACTTTTCAACCAAAAAAGAAAAAAATGGAACAGGAATAGGCCTTTATATGTCAAAAATAATTATTGAAAAACATCATCAAGGAAAGTTGTCTGTAAAAAACATACGAGAAGGTGTCTGTTTTTCTATCCTCTTATCTAAAAAGATACACCTATGA
- a CDS encoding ABC transporter permease, whose translation MNNNKNFFKAQERLAKIKAFLLVTPLLLFVLVFFVTPILLILVKAVYNPKVNTLIPQTVMVIKQYDYKNVFPKEEVIKVFLTELQVLSKNRTSGILAEELNRQVSGFGSTIKKTARKIRKEDINAISNYKEYLLKITKKWDNPKFWIAIQRSYSSFTFSNILAAVDLEYDMDGNIVQKDESQRIYFPILIKTLYMAILITFFTIILAYPTAYFLSTLSKSKANLLMIFVLLPFWTSLLVRIVSWITLLQEYGVVNELLLYLNIIDKPLDIVFNQFATIITMTHILLPFMVLPLYGSMRAMDITYVKASASLGANPFMTFFKIYFPLTLSGLSAGAVLVFIISIGYYITPALIGGVDGQMISNLVEFHMRTSNNWELASAIGGILLFITLALYAIYNRLVGVDNMKLG comes from the coding sequence ATGAACAATAATAAAAATTTTTTCAAAGCACAAGAAAGATTAGCAAAAATAAAGGCCTTCCTTTTGGTCACGCCTTTATTATTGTTTGTTTTGGTGTTCTTTGTTACCCCTATTTTATTAATACTTGTAAAAGCTGTCTATAACCCAAAGGTTAATACTTTAATCCCCCAAACGGTTATGGTTATTAAACAATATGATTATAAAAATGTCTTTCCTAAAGAAGAAGTAATAAAAGTGTTTTTAACAGAACTTCAAGTTTTATCAAAAAACAGAACAAGTGGAATTTTAGCTGAAGAGTTAAACCGACAAGTTTCTGGTTTTGGAAGTACTATTAAAAAAACTGCTAGAAAAATTAGAAAAGAAGATATAAATGCTATTTCTAATTATAAAGAATACCTTTTAAAAATTACAAAAAAATGGGATAATCCAAAGTTTTGGATTGCAATTCAGAGAAGTTATAGTAGTTTTACTTTCTCTAATATTTTAGCCGCTGTTGATCTTGAATATGATATGGATGGTAATATTGTACAAAAAGATGAATCGCAAAGAATATATTTTCCTATTTTAATAAAAACACTTTATATGGCTATATTGATTACATTTTTTACAATAATTTTAGCTTATCCTACGGCTTATTTTTTATCTACCTTGTCAAAAAGTAAAGCAAACTTATTAATGATTTTTGTACTCTTGCCTTTTTGGACATCACTTTTAGTACGTATTGTTTCTTGGATTACTTTATTACAAGAATATGGTGTTGTAAATGAGTTGTTATTGTATTTAAATATTATAGATAAACCTCTAGACATTGTTTTTAACCAGTTTGCAACCATTATTACAATGACACATATACTCTTGCCTTTTATGGTCTTGCCTTTATATGGTTCAATGCGAGCTATGGATATTACTTATGTAAAAGCGTCTGCTTCTTTAGGTGCAAATCCTTTTATGACTTTTTTCAAGATATATTTCCCACTTACTCTATCAGGGCTCAGCGCTGGTGCTGTTTTGGTATTTATTATCTCTATTGGTTATTACATTACGCCTGCACTAATAGGTGGCGTTGATGGACAAATGATTAGTAACTTGGTGGAGTTTCATATGAGAACATCAAATAACTGGGAATTGGCTTCTGCCATTGGTGGAATACTTTTATTTATTACATTAGCATTGTATGCAATCTATAACAGGTTGGTCGGTGTTGATAATATGAAATTAGGATAA